Within Lentimicrobiaceae bacterium, the genomic segment TCCCTTCGCCGACAGCCTGTACCACCGTGGCGCCACCGTTTGACACATCGCCGCATGCAAAAATGCCGGAGATGTTGGTTTCAAAATTTTCGTTCACTTCAACGGTTCCTTTTCCTTTTGTTTTGAGGTTTTTGGCAAAGTTTACCACCTCGCAGCCGGGTTTTGTTCCGATAGCCTGAACCACCAGATCAATATTAATAGAGAATCCGGTTCCGCTTATCCGACGGGCATTCCGGGGCGTAAATTTTCCGGGTTCAATCCAGTCAATTTCCATTCCGGTCAATCCGGTTATTGTTTTTTCTTTTGCAGTGATGCCGGTTATTTGGGAGCCAGATTTAAAAATGATGTTCATGATGCGAGCCAGATTGATTTCTTCCCTGTCGGCCGGCAGTTCGTCCAAGTGCTCGAGCGAAACGAGATATACCTTTTTAGCGCCGGCGGCTTTTGCCGAAACGGCAGAATCAATGGCGACACTTCCGCCACCAATCACAGCTACATTTTTATCTTTCAGAGCTATACTTTTATTATCCGTTTTGATCTGCCGGAGAAACGAAATGTAATCAACGGCATTTGAGAAACCATCAAAAAGATCCAGTTTAAAAGCCACGGAAAGTCCGGAACTGAGAACAACTGCGTCATAACCTTCTGCCAGCAGGTTTATCGCCGCCTCGTTTGTGTTGATGGCAGATTTGTACTTTATTTCAACACCCTGGCTGAGCAGATTTTTAACATCATAAGCCAGCGCTTCTCCGGGTAACCTGAACTCAGGGATATTCCATCTGGGTACTCCGCCGGCATTGTCTTCCCGCTCAAATATAGTAACATCATAATTCCTTTTTGCCAATGCCGAAGCGCAGCCCATGCCAGCCGGTCCGCCACCGATGACGGCTATCCTGCCTTTGGTTTTCAAACTTTTATCCAATGGTTCTATGGTAAATTTTTTCCCGTATTCCGAAGCAAAGCGTTGCAACCCGCTGATG encodes:
- a CDS encoding FAD-dependent oxidoreductase, whose translation is MKYPIDPVKIEQFKSMREPLSLQAAIKESNRCLLCFDAPCSAGCPAGTDPAKFIRQIKFYNYKGAARTIRNNNILGSVCAFVCPVEKLCEKECSIKALEDPINISGLQRFASEYGKKFTIEPLDKSLKTKGRIAVIGGGPAGMGCASALAKRNYDVTIFEREDNAGGVPRWNIPEFRLPGEALAYDVKNLLSQGVEIKYKSAINTNEAAINLLAEGYDAVVLSSGLSVAFKLDLFDGFSNAVDYISFLRQIKTDNKSIALKDKNVAVIGGGSVAIDSAVSAKAAGAKKVYLVSLEHLDELPADREEINLARIMNIIFKSGSQITGITAKEKTITGLTGMEIDWIEPGKFTPRNARRISGTGFSINIDLVVQAIGTKPGCEVVNFAKNLKTKGKGTVEVNENFETNISGIFACGDVSNGGATVVQAVGEGKKTAESIDNYLKNRRNNQ